CCTCTGTCACGCAGTGCACGGGCCGCTGACCTGAACGGCCCGCAACGTGTCGGCCGCGGATCTACGCCGGAGGTGCTGCTCCGGGGCGGCCGGCTTGCCAGGACACATCAATGAGCCAGAAGGATCCGAAACGCCAGCAACGCAAACTGCCCGTGGAAAATCTGCGGGTAGGCATGGTGCTTCCCGGGGATGCCTGGATCCAGCGTGACGATGGGCGGCGCGTGCAGATCTTCAGCAGCGGTCAGCCGATCAGCAGCGAAGGCGTGCTCTGGCAATTGTCCGCGCACGGAGTGCACGAACTCCAGCTGGATGTCCCCCTGCTGCGCCGCGACCTTGTGGAAGACGGACGCTGCAGCAAGGCCAACCTGCAGCGCTTCGACTCCCTGCGATCCAGTCTGGACCGCGCCGAAGATCTGGGCCAGAAGAGCCTGCGCCAGCAGCAGCTGATCCTGCAGAGTGCGGCCCAGGGCGGCCAGCCTTCACTGGGGGACCTGCTGGAATCCTTGATGAATCAGGCGGGCCTGCTGGAGAACAATCCCGAACTGGGCTGCGTGCTGGCGACCTTCAACCGCATGGATGCCGAACAGGGGGGCAGGGCGCAGAGTTGCGCCTGGCTGCTCCAGGGGCTGGCCCTTGTCCGCAGCCCCCGTGCCAGCCGCGAAGAGTTGATCACACGGGCCCTGACGGGCCTGCTGCACGACATCGGGATGGTGGATTGCCGCCCCGGGCA
The genomic region above belongs to Candidatus Delongbacteria bacterium and contains:
- a CDS encoding HD domain-containing protein, with protein sequence MSQKDPKRQQRKLPVENLRVGMVLPGDAWIQRDDGRRVQIFSSGQPISSEGVLWQLSAHGVHELQLDVPLLRRDLVEDGRCSKANLQRFDSLRSSLDRAEDLGQKSLRQQQLILQSAAQGGQPSLGDLLESLMNQAGLLENNPELGCVLATFNRMDAEQGGRAQSCAWLLQGLALVRSPRASREELITRALTGLLHDIGMVDCRPGHGGDPRDSEDFAEHPLFGETILRQIPGLPGVVSTVAAQHHERFNGQGFPAGLGVSEIHPLALEAGLVDAWLDLLQPRGARQGLPAAAAVNVVRAWADREFPAELVFSFLDWLGPWPVSSAVELSDGRRGIVALRAGEEPGLPVVAVRSGPMTVTLEDLALGSLRIQRGTSLDQSDLQPEEVF